GACTCATCGAGGAGCGCGGGCGCCGCGAGGCTCCGGGTCGGCCGATCCTCTACGGAACGACCTGGGAGTTCCTCGAGTGCTTCGGTCTGTCCAGCCTCGATGAGCTGCCGCGCGCACTCACGCCCGAGGGCGCGATCCCGGGCCTCGGCGAGCGCGACGCGGTAGGGGACGGCTCGGCGTGATCCGTTTGCAGAAGGTGATGGCCGAGCGCGGCGTCGCCTCGCGTCGCGCAGCCGAGGAGATGATCACTGAGGGTCGCGTTCGCGTGAACGGCGATCTCATCACGACGCTTGGGACACGCGTGGCCGAAGATGCGCACATCGAGGTCGATGGCCGGCTCATCGCCGCGCCAGCCCCGCACCGCTACGTCCTGTTGAACAAACCTGTCGGGATCGTTTCGACCGCGCAGGACGAGCACGGCCGGCGGACCGTCGTCGACCACATCGCTGCTCGCGAGCGTCTCTATCCGGTCGGCCGGCTCGATACCGACTCGGAGGGTTTGTTGCTCCTGACGAACGACGGCACCTGGGCCGAGCGCGTCCTGCATCCGCGTTACGGCCACGAGCGCGAGTACGACCTCTGGGTCGAAGGTGACCTCACCGATGAGGCGCTCGCGCGCCTTCAGCGCGGGATCCCACTCGAGGAGGGCATCGCGCGCGCCGTCCGCGTTTCGGTGCGTTCGCGCTCGCGCGGTCGCTCGCGACTCTCGCTGGTGCTGCTCACCGGATGGAAACGGCAGGTGCGCCGCATGTGCATCGCCGTGGGACTGAAAGTGGCTCGTCTCGTGCGTGTCCGTATGGGTCCGCTCGAGCTGGGAAAGCTCAGACCGGGCGACTTCCGCGACCTCACAAAGCGAGAGATCGACGCGATGACGGCGCCGACCGCGCAGCCGAAGGAGGAGACGGCGCAGGTGGTCGCACGACGGGTGTTGGCGAACGGTCGGGGCGCCGCGCCAGTGCTCCCGCGGCGAGAGCCGCGAACGGTCGCGCAACCGATGACGCGCCGAGCGCCCGTGATTCGACCGCGGGTTGGGCCAGTGGAAAGCGTGCGTGCGGGAGCGCAGCGGGTGACGCGGCGAGGACCCCGAGCCGCGGCAGGACCCGCGGCGCGATTCGAACCACGTCGACGGTCGACGCGAACTGCGGCAGGGCGCGCGGCGCCGCGACGAGGGTCACGATGACGCCTCGGACGATCGCGATCGACGGACCCGCCGGCGCCGGCAAGAGCACGATCGGAGCGCTTGTCGCTGAACGACTCGGGTACGTCTTCCTCGATACCGGCGGCATGTATCGCGCGATCGCGCTCGCGGCCCAACGGAAGGGCGTGGATCCCGACGACGCGGAGCGCCTCGCGCAGATCGCACGCGAGTCGCGCATCACGATCGGCCCACCGACTGTGCGCGATGGGCGCGCCTACACCGTCCTCCTCGATGGCGCCGATGTCACGTGGGACATCCGCTCACCCGAGGTCGACCGCATCGTCTCGCAGGTGGCGCGAGTGCCGGCCGTGCGCGAGGCCATGCTCGAGCAGCAGCGCGAGCTCGCGCGACGCGGTCGCGTCGTCATGGTCGGACGCGACATCGGTACCGTCGTGTTGCCCGATGCCGATTGCAAGATCTTCCTCACCGCGTCCGCGGCCGAGCGTGCGAAGCGACGCGAGGAAGAGCTGCGCTCCCGCGGTCAGGTGCTCCCAAGACAGGAGCTGCTGCAGGAGATCCTCCGGCGCGATCGCATGGACAGCGAGCGGAAGGTCGCACCGCTGCGCACGGCGGACGACGCCGTTGTCGTGCAGACGGATGGGCTGTCCGTCGGTCAGGCTCTGGACCAGGTCCTCGCGATCGTGACGCGTCCGGCGCCGGCGGCGTGATCTCCGACAGCGCACCGGAGTGGCCGGTCGAGCGTCTCTGGCTGTGGAATCTCCTGTTCCCGCCGATCCGCACGATCGTCCAAGCACTCGTCCATGTCCGCGTCGAGGGCCGCGACAACCTTCCGAAGAGCGGGCCCTACATCATCGTGTCGAACCACATCAACTGGAAGGACCCGCCGCTCATCTCGATCAACCTCGATCGATCGGTGCGCTACATGGCGAAGATCCAGGCATTCGGCTATCCGCTCCTCGGGTACATCGTTCGCGCCACAGGCGCGTTCCCGGTGCGACGGGGTGAGGGTGACCGGCGCGCTCTCGTCACTGCGCTGAAGGTGCTCGCGGGCGGTCAGATCCTCGGGTTCTTCCCGGAGGGTCACCGGAGCGAGACCGGCGCGCTCCTGCGGGGCAAGCCAGGTGTTGGATTCCTCGCGACGCGCGCTGGGAACGTGCCGTTGGTACCGATCGCGATGATCGGGACCAAGCAGTCGCTCCTCCGTCTCATGGTCGGCGGGCACGCCGTCTTACGCGTGGGACGACCCTTTCACGTTGCCGATCTCACCGCAGAGGAACGTCGCGACGAGCAAGCGGTGACCGATGCCGTGATGAGACGCATCGCATCCCAGTTGCCCCCCGAAATGCGCGGTGCGTACCCCTAGAATCGATACCAATGGAAGTGCTGCTCGCACGCGAGAACGGGTTCTGTTTCGGCGTCAAGAAGGCGGTCGAGCTGACCGAGGCCGCCGCCGAGACCGGCAAGACCGTTCACAACCTCGGCCAGGTCGTCCACAACCCCAAGATCAGCGAACGGCTCGCCGCGCGCGGGGTCAAGGTCATCAAGGACCCCGCCGACGCGTCGGACGGCATCGTCGTCATCCGCGCGCACGGTGTCCCGCCGGAGGTCCGAAAGCAGATCGAGGACCGCGGCCTTGAGTGCATCGACGCGACGTGCTCGCTCGTTCTTCGCGCGCAGCGCTTCACGAAGCAGCTCGCGGACGAGGGCTACAAAGTGATCATCCTGGGGACACCCGACCACCCCGAGGTCATCGGACTGAAGGGCTTCGCGGGCGACGACTACGTGGTGGTCGAGACGACGGAAGAGTGGTCGAAGCTTCCGAAGATGAAGCGTGCCGGCGTCGTCTCCCAGTCAACACAGCCGCCGTGGGCCTTCAAAGAGCTCGTCGCGCACGTCTCGGAGATCGCGCAGGAGACGAAGGTGTACAACACGGTCTGCCCGGTCACGGTGAAGCGCCAGGTGGCGGCCAGCGAGCTCGCGGAACAGGTGAAGACGATCATCGTCGTCGGCGGAAAGAACTCCGCGAACACGCGAGAGCTCGTGAACCTCGCGAGGATGCAGGGTCGCACCGCGTACCACATCGAGAACGCGAACGAGCTGCAACCCGAGTGGCTGCGCGATCAGGAGCGCGTGGGTCTCATCGGTGGTTGCTCGACGCCTATGGACACGCTTCTTGAGGTCAAGGAGCGCGCCGAGGAGCTCGCGGAAGCGGTCCCGGCCTAACTCGCGTGTCCCGCGCCGTCGTTGCCGTTGTCGGCAGGCCCAACGTTGGGAAGTCGACACTCTTCAACCGCATCGTGGGCGAGCGCGTCGCGATCGTCGAGGATCTTCCAGGCACCACACGCGATCGCGTTTACGCGACCGCCGAATGGCGCGGGCGCGAGTTCTCGCTGATCGACACGGGTGGCCTCGACGATCCACGGGCGGGTGAGATGGAAGCGGCCGTACGGCGTCAGGCCGAGGCCGCGATCGCGGAAGCGGACGTGGTCCTCTTCGTCGTCGACGCGCAGTCCGGCATCCTCCCGGTCGAGCACGACGTCGCCGATCAGCTTCGACGGAGTCGTAAGCCGGTGATCCTCGTCGCGAACAAGGCGGACTCCTGGCGCGGTGAAGCGCAGGCCGCCGAGTTCTACGAGCTGGGTCTCGGCGATCCGTTCCCGGTCTCGGCGATCCAGGGTCACGGGACGGGCGATCTGCTCGACGCGGTCGTCGAACGCCTTCCCGCGGAGCAGGAAGAGGAGCTGTCGACCGACGCGCACATCGCGATCGTGGGGCGGCCCAACGTCGGCAAGTCGAGCTTCCTGAACACGCTGGTCGGGAGCGAGCGCGCCGTGGTCAGCGAGATCCCCGGCACGACACGAGACAGCCTCGACACGGCGATGGAGTTCCGTGGCCGGCGGCTCGTGCTCGTCGATACGGCCGGCATCCGGCGTCGCGGGCGCATCGAGCAGGGGATCGAGCACTACGCGCTGCTGCGGACCGCGCACGCGCTCGAGCGCGCGGATGTCGCGATCCTCCTCACCGATGGGACCGAGGGCGTAGCGGCGCAGGACACGCACATCGCGGGATACGCCCTCGAGGCCGCGGTCGGCCTGGTGCTGGCCGTCAACAAGTGGGACGTGGTAGACCGTGGCGAGGACATGACCGCACAGGTCGAAGCCGAGGTCGCGCGTGAGTTCCACTTCGCGCCGTGGATGCGGCACCATTTCGTCTCCGCGAAGACCGGTCGAAACGTGGAAGCGACGCTCGAGGACGCCCTCATGATCGTCGATGAGCGGAAGAAACGAATTCCGACATCGGACCTGCACAAGCTGCTCACCGAGGCGATCGCCGCGCATCCGCCGTCACCGCATCGCGGTAAAGAGGTCCGCTTCCGCCATGTGACCCAGGCGCGCGGTAAGGCGCCGACGTTCGTGTTCTTCGTTGATCCACCTGAAGGCGTGCACTTCACCTACGCGCGTTATCTCGAGAACCGCATCCGCGAGCGCTTCGGGTTCCCAGGCACGCCGATCAAGCTCGAATTCAAGGCTTCGTTCGAATGAGCGATCCCGCCACGCTCCTCGGGCTGGTGATCGTCGCGCTCGTCGGCTACGGCATCGGTTCCATCTCGAGCGGTTACCTCGTCGGCAAGATCTATCGCAATGTCGATCTGCGGACCGTCGGGTCAGGCTCGACCGGCGCGACGAACACGTTCCGCACGCTCGGACGCGGTGCCGGCCTGCTCGTCGCGGTGTTCGACATCCTCAAGGGCGCGCTCGCCGTGCTGTTCGCGCAGCTGCTGTTCTCGGTCGACGGAGATGCGCGCCACATCGCGGAGGCGCTCGCGGCGGTCGGCGCCGTCGCGGGCCATTGCTGGCCTCCCCTCCTGCAAGGTCGAGGCGGTCGAGGCGTGGCGACGGGCTTCGGTGCGCTGCTCTTCGTCGCGACGCCGGCGTGGGCCAGCGCCGTCGCGTTCTTCGCGATCGGCCTCGCCGTCACGCGCATGGTCTCGGTCGGGTCCCTCGCTTCGGTCATCGGTGCACTTTTGGGGTACCTCCTTTTCACCTGGACCGGCTGGCTGTCCTTCAGCTGGGCGACACTCGCGTTCATCGTGGTAGGGGGCAGCATCGTGTACGTGCGACACCTCGCGAACATCCAGCGGATCCTGCGCGGCGCGGAGCCCCGCATCGGCGCGCGTCCATGACGGTCGCGGTCCTACAGGCGGGTTCGTGGGGAACGACGCTCGCGACCATCCTCGCGCGCGACGGCCAGCGCGACGTCGTCCTGTGGACGCGCGACGCCGAGCAGGCGCGCGAGATCGCGGCGCAGCGCGAGAACCGTCGCTACCTCCCCGGGATCCGTGTGCCCGACCGCGTCGAGGTCACGGCGGACATCGAGCGCGCGCTGACCGCAGAGGACCTCATCGTCGCCGCGCCGAGCATCGGCGTCGCGGCGCTGCGCGAGCGTATCGGCGCATCCCTCCGGTCCGAGCACCGGCTGCTGTCAGCGACGAAAGGGCTCGCCGAGAGCGGGCAGCGCATGAGCGAGCTGTGGGCCGAGGTCGTCGGCCGCGAGCGCGTCGCGGTGCTCTCCGGTCCCAACATCAGTCGCGAGATCGCGGCCGGGCTTCCCGCGGCAACAGTGATCGCATCTGTGGCGGCCGCGACCGCGAAGCACTTCCAGGAACTCGTCGGCACGCCGATGTTCCGCGCCTACACCGACGTCGACGTCGTCGGCGTCGAGCTATCGGGCGCGCTCAAGAACATCGTCGCTCTCGGAGCCGGTGCGATCGACGGCATGGGCTACGGCGACAACGCGAAGGCCGGGTTCATCACGCGGGGTCTGGCCGAGATCGCGCGGTTCTCATTCGCGAAAGGCGCGAATCCGCTCACGGTCGCCGGCCTCGCCGGGGTGGGCGACCTCGTCGTGACCTGCATGAGCAAGCACTCGCGGAACCGCACGGTAGGGGAGCAGCTCGCGAAGGGTCTCGGGTTCGCTCAGATCCGCGAGCGGCTCGGGGGCCAGGTCGCGGAAGGCGTCACGACCGCCGAGGCGACGTATCGCGCCGCGCGGGAGGCGAACGTGATCATGCCGATCACCGAGCAGACGCATCTGGTGCTCTCCGAGGGCAAGCCCATCCGGCAGGCGATGCGCGACCTGATGCAGCGGGAGCGTGGCGACGAGGTCGCGGGTCCGCTCGCGGAGATCTCGCGCATCATCGCCAGCACCGCGGCCGCTCGGCAGGGCGACAGCACAGCACGTTCCCCTTCATCGCGCTGAGCGTTAGACGCGCGTGACGCTCGCTCGACTACGCCGCGAGGGCGCCGCGCTCATTCGGCTCCTCCCGCTGGTGCTCTCCGCCTGCATCGCGTCACAGGCGACGACGCCTACACCGGCGCCAAGCGCGACGGCCCCGTCCCAGCTGACCCTGCGCGTCCTCGTGACCTCCCTTACCGATCTTGGCGCGAGCGGGCCGCCGCTCGCGGGAGCGCGCGTCTGTGCGGCAACGCCGCGAGGCGAGGAGCGCTGCGTCGAGGCGGCAAAGGACGGGACGGCCGCGTTCACGCTCGCACCGACGACCTACCTCCTCCGCGTCGATGGGCCAGAACCGACGCGCTGGATGCGCGACACGCGCGTGGTCGACGTCACCGGCGCCGACACCGCGGTCTGGGTCGGACTGCCGGCGCGCATCCGTCTCAGTGGGATCGTTCGCACCGGTCAGGGCGGCCCCGTGGCGCGCGCGCAGGCCTGCGCGCATCCGGTCACGCGACCTGACGTCGTCTGCGCGCGCACCGGAGCGGACGGCAAGTACGCCATCGAGACACGCGCTGACCTGTATCGCGTCGACGCCGAGGGCCCACCTGGCGCGAAGCTCGTGCCGCAGTGGGTGGGCGGCTCGGCGTTCGAGGACAACACCGTCGTGCTCGATGCACGCACGAGCGACGTCGCGGACATCGACTTCGCGCTCTCGCCGGGCGTGGTACTGCGCGGAACCGTTCGCGTCGGTGGTGCGACGATCGAGGACGCCCAGGTCTGCCTGAGCACGCTCGCCGCTCCTGTTGGTTGGCAATGCGAACGGACCGACAAGCACGGCGCCTATTCGGCGCTTCGCGTTCCCGGCGAGTACTGGGTCTGGTCGCTCCCGCCGGACCGCGTCAGGGCCGTCGGACTCTGGTACGACCGCGTGCTGGGAGGCGTCGATGCGACGCCCTTCGATCTCTCATCCGACGCGACGCTCGACATGAGCCTGCCGAGCGGTCCCCAGATCCGCGGTCGCGTGCGCAACGAGTCCGGCGATGCGGTGCCCGATGCATTCGTCTGCGTGGATACACCGTTCCCGACGGGTCGGATCTGCCGACCGAGCGGCTTCGATGGCTCCTACGCGGTGACGACCCGCGCCGGGCCGACGTACGTCGTCAGCGTCATCCCGCCGCATGGGACCGGCTATATCGCCGAGTACTGGAACGGGAAGCACAACTGGGTCGAGGCGGACGCGGTGCCACTCGGGACGAGCGATACGACGGTCGATCTCGTCCTGCGGCGCGGCGTGATCGTGAAGGGCACCGTAAAGGACAGGCGCGGCATACCCGCGGTCAGCGCGACGATCAACTTCGGCGACCCTCGCTTCGTCGAGGCCGCCGGCGCGACCGACGGGACGGGCGCGTTCGAGGTCGTCGTGCCGCCCGGGAGGTACCACGTCGATGTATTCCCTCCGCGTTACCCCGGCAACCTCATCGGCCGCGAGATGGAGATCGACGCGACCGGTGCCGTCGACATCGACATCGTGCTCGAGGACGTCGCGCCCTAACGGCGTAGAGTGGAGGTGCGCCCGCCCACGCGGGCTGGGCAGCTCTCCATACGTCCAAGGAGTCGTCTGTGTTCGGTCGCCTGTTGAAGCCCCCCGTTGTTGTCTATGCCCATTGCGACATCCCATGTGGGATCTACGACCCGACGCCCGCGAAGATCGCCGCGGACACCGTCGCGAAGATGGTCGAGAAGATCAGCGCCCTGCAGCCCACTGCGACGGACGCCACGACGCGCGGCAACTTCGTGCGCATGACCCTGGTGAAGGAAGAGCACGCGCAGATCTGCAAGAAGGAGCTCGAGATCCTCTGGAGCGACTACTTCAAGCCGGAGCACCTCGAGAAGTTCCCGAAGCTGCACGACACGTTCTGGAAGGCCGCGAAGCTCTGCTCGAAGAACAAGCAGAACGTCGACGCCGCGGCGGCCGCCGAGCTGCAGGCCGCGGTGAAAGAGATAAGCGACATGTTCTACGCGACGAAGAAATGAGACGCGGTCCTTGGCGTGTGGCCGTCGCCGGCCACAGCATGGAGCCGGCGCTGCGGGAAGGGGACCGGCTTCTCGTTCTCCCGCCGCGCCGGCAGCCGCGGGTCGGTGAGGTCGTCGTGGTGCGCGACCCGCGCGACGCGACGCATCTCCTGCTGAAGCGCGTCGCGGCGGTGGGCGATGGCGAGGTCACGGTCATGGGGGACCGTCGCGATCATTCGACCGATAGCCGCTACTTCGGCGACATCCCGATCGCGGACGTCGTCGGCCGCGCGGCCTTTCGCTATGCGCCCCTCGGACGCGCGGGCCGCGTGCGGAGCTAGGCGTGGCCGACGTGACGTGCGCGCGCTGCGGCGAAACGCGAGCGAGCGCGGGCCGGGTCCTGCCGGGAACGATCGGCGACGAGATCGAGCAGCGGGTGTGCGCGGAGTGCTGGTCGGAGTGGCTGGCCCAGCAGATCCGCGTCATCAACCACTACGGTCTGAGACCCGCGCTGCGCGAGGACCGCGAGAAGCTCTACGAGTTCACACGCGATTTCCTCGGTCTCGTGCCAGCCGAAGGGGAGCGCATCCCGCCCGCATCGTGATCTCGCGTCGGCCGCTTGCGGTCGGGGTGCCGGGATTTGAACCCGGGACCTACAGTCCCCCAGACTGTTGCGCTACCAGGCTGCGCTACACCCCGTGCGAAATCACAGTCTAGTGCGATGAGCGCGCGCGATCGCCGCACAAGGGCGGATCCAAGACAGCGTGCCCTCGCGCGTCTTCATGCACGCATCCGCGCATGCA
The genomic region above belongs to Candidatus Limnocylindria bacterium and contains:
- a CDS encoding pseudouridine synthase — translated: MIRLQKVMAERGVASRRAAEEMITEGRVRVNGDLITTLGTRVAEDAHIEVDGRLIAAPAPHRYVLLNKPVGIVSTAQDEHGRRTVVDHIAARERLYPVGRLDTDSEGLLLLTNDGTWAERVLHPRYGHEREYDLWVEGDLTDEALARLQRGIPLEEGIARAVRVSVRSRSRGRSRLSLVLLTGWKRQVRRMCIAVGLKVARLVRVRMGPLELGKLRPGDFRDLTKREIDAMTAPTAQPKEETAQVVARRVLANGRGAAPVLPRREPRTVAQPMTRRAPVIRPRVGPVESVRAGAQRVTRRGPRAAAGPAARFEPRRRSTRTAAGRAAPRRGSR
- the cmk gene encoding (d)CMP kinase, which produces MTPRTIAIDGPAGAGKSTIGALVAERLGYVFLDTGGMYRAIALAAQRKGVDPDDAERLAQIARESRITIGPPTVRDGRAYTVLLDGADVTWDIRSPEVDRIVSQVARVPAVREAMLEQQRELARRGRVVMVGRDIGTVVLPDADCKIFLTASAAERAKRREEELRSRGQVLPRQELLQEILRRDRMDSERKVAPLRTADDAVVVQTDGLSVGQALDQVLAIVTRPAPAA
- a CDS encoding lysophospholipid acyltransferase family protein, whose amino-acid sequence is MISDSAPEWPVERLWLWNLLFPPIRTIVQALVHVRVEGRDNLPKSGPYIIVSNHINWKDPPLISINLDRSVRYMAKIQAFGYPLLGYIVRATGAFPVRRGEGDRRALVTALKVLAGGQILGFFPEGHRSETGALLRGKPGVGFLATRAGNVPLVPIAMIGTKQSLLRLMVGGHAVLRVGRPFHVADLTAEERRDEQAVTDAVMRRIASQLPPEMRGAYP
- the ispH gene encoding 4-hydroxy-3-methylbut-2-enyl diphosphate reductase, with product MEVLLARENGFCFGVKKAVELTEAAAETGKTVHNLGQVVHNPKISERLAARGVKVIKDPADASDGIVVIRAHGVPPEVRKQIEDRGLECIDATCSLVLRAQRFTKQLADEGYKVIILGTPDHPEVIGLKGFAGDDYVVVETTEEWSKLPKMKRAGVVSQSTQPPWAFKELVAHVSEIAQETKVYNTVCPVTVKRQVAASELAEQVKTIIVVGGKNSANTRELVNLARMQGRTAYHIENANELQPEWLRDQERVGLIGGCSTPMDTLLEVKERAEELAEAVPA
- the der gene encoding ribosome biogenesis GTPase Der → MSRAVVAVVGRPNVGKSTLFNRIVGERVAIVEDLPGTTRDRVYATAEWRGREFSLIDTGGLDDPRAGEMEAAVRRQAEAAIAEADVVLFVVDAQSGILPVEHDVADQLRRSRKPVILVANKADSWRGEAQAAEFYELGLGDPFPVSAIQGHGTGDLLDAVVERLPAEQEEELSTDAHIAIVGRPNVGKSSFLNTLVGSERAVVSEIPGTTRDSLDTAMEFRGRRLVLVDTAGIRRRGRIEQGIEHYALLRTAHALERADVAILLTDGTEGVAAQDTHIAGYALEAAVGLVLAVNKWDVVDRGEDMTAQVEAEVAREFHFAPWMRHHFVSAKTGRNVEATLEDALMIVDERKKRIPTSDLHKLLTEAIAAHPPSPHRGKEVRFRHVTQARGKAPTFVFFVDPPEGVHFTYARYLENRIRERFGFPGTPIKLEFKASFE
- the plsY gene encoding glycerol-3-phosphate 1-O-acyltransferase PlsY; the protein is MSDPATLLGLVIVALVGYGIGSISSGYLVGKIYRNVDLRTVGSGSTGATNTFRTLGRGAGLLVAVFDILKGALAVLFAQLLFSVDGDARHIAEALAAVGAVAGHCWPPLLQGRGGRGVATGFGALLFVATPAWASAVAFFAIGLAVTRMVSVGSLASVIGALLGYLLFTWTGWLSFSWATLAFIVVGGSIVYVRHLANIQRILRGAEPRIGARP
- a CDS encoding NAD(P)H-dependent glycerol-3-phosphate dehydrogenase, with protein sequence MTVAVLQAGSWGTTLATILARDGQRDVVLWTRDAEQAREIAAQRENRRYLPGIRVPDRVEVTADIERALTAEDLIVAAPSIGVAALRERIGASLRSEHRLLSATKGLAESGQRMSELWAEVVGRERVAVLSGPNISREIAAGLPAATVIASVAAATAKHFQELVGTPMFRAYTDVDVVGVELSGALKNIVALGAGAIDGMGYGDNAKAGFITRGLAEIARFSFAKGANPLTVAGLAGVGDLVVTCMSKHSRNRTVGEQLAKGLGFAQIRERLGGQVAEGVTTAEATYRAAREANVIMPITEQTHLVLSEGKPIRQAMRDLMQRERGDEVAGPLAEISRIIASTAAARQGDSTARSPSSR
- the sodN gene encoding superoxide dismutase, Ni, whose protein sequence is MFGRLLKPPVVVYAHCDIPCGIYDPTPAKIAADTVAKMVEKISALQPTATDATTRGNFVRMTLVKEEHAQICKKELEILWSDYFKPEHLEKFPKLHDTFWKAAKLCSKNKQNVDAAAAAELQAAVKEISDMFYATKK
- the sodX gene encoding nickel-type superoxide dismutase maturation protease → MRRGPWRVAVAGHSMEPALREGDRLLVLPPRRQPRVGEVVVVRDPRDATHLLLKRVAAVGDGEVTVMGDRRDHSTDSRYFGDIPIADVVGRAAFRYAPLGRAGRVRS
- a CDS encoding Fe(2+)-trafficking protein, whose amino-acid sequence is MADVTCARCGETRASAGRVLPGTIGDEIEQRVCAECWSEWLAQQIRVINHYGLRPALREDREKLYEFTRDFLGLVPAEGERIPPAS